A single genomic interval of Siphonobacter curvatus harbors:
- a CDS encoding cation diffusion facilitator family transporter, producing MPSTKLAIYTALGANLLIAVTKFVAAGISGSSAMVSEGIHSLVDTLNEVLLLVGLRKSQQPADQRRPFGYGKEIYFYSYLVSILIFAVGGGVSFYEGVTHILDPHVIEDPFWNYIVLGIAFALDGFSLITATKAFNAQRGEQAFWAAVRDSKDPSSFVVLFEDAADVLGLMIAFLGVFLGHTLQNPYFDGAASILIGLILTAVSLVLARESRSLLMGEGAGAAIEAQITEVTQAHPSVETVVQTLTFQVGPEQIVLVQRVRFLSHLTAIQLTQSIEQIHQQLQAAIPMLTHVFIEPQSGNSLFQQSPPAHSTGHA from the coding sequence ATGCCTTCTACCAAACTTGCCATCTACACGGCTTTAGGAGCTAATTTGCTGATTGCCGTGACGAAATTTGTTGCGGCCGGGATTAGCGGGAGTTCCGCGATGGTTTCCGAGGGAATCCACTCGCTGGTCGATACGCTCAATGAAGTTCTGTTGCTGGTGGGTTTACGGAAAAGTCAGCAACCCGCCGACCAGCGAAGGCCTTTTGGATACGGCAAGGAAATTTACTTCTATTCCTACCTGGTTTCCATTCTGATTTTTGCCGTGGGGGGTGGTGTATCCTTTTACGAAGGCGTCACGCACATTCTTGATCCGCACGTTATTGAAGACCCGTTTTGGAATTACATTGTACTGGGTATTGCTTTTGCTCTGGATGGCTTTTCTTTAATCACGGCAACCAAGGCCTTCAATGCCCAGCGTGGTGAGCAGGCCTTCTGGGCGGCCGTCCGTGACAGCAAAGACCCCTCTTCCTTTGTCGTGCTTTTTGAAGACGCAGCCGATGTACTGGGGCTGATGATTGCTTTTCTGGGCGTTTTTCTGGGGCACACGCTGCAAAACCCTTACTTCGATGGAGCCGCCTCGATTTTGATTGGCCTGATCCTCACGGCTGTTTCACTGGTACTGGCTCGGGAAAGCCGGAGCTTGCTGATGGGTGAAGGTGCCGGAGCCGCCATTGAGGCCCAGATTACGGAGGTTACGCAGGCTCATCCATCCGTCGAAACCGTCGTTCAAACCTTAACGTTTCAGGTAGGTCCTGAGCAGATTGTGTTGGTACAGCGGGTGCGGTTTTTGTCCCATTTAACCGCCATTCAGCTTACCCAGAGTATTGAACAGATTCATCAGCAACTACAGGCGGCCATTCCAATGCTGACGCACGTTTTCATTGAGCCGCAGTCCGGTAACAGTTTATTCCAGCAATCCCCCCCTGCTCATTCTACCGGGCACGCCTAA
- a CDS encoding NUDIX hydrolase, which yields MIDKLAWVHLENHRILVARSRNKDLYYIPGGKREAGETDAEAILREIQEELSVTLQFETLSWIGTFEAQAHGQAEGVLVRLSCYTAAYEGTLQPDSEIEEMVYLSYADRAKVSVAAQLLFDSLFESGLLR from the coding sequence ATGATCGATAAATTGGCCTGGGTACACCTGGAAAATCACCGGATTCTGGTCGCCCGCAGTCGTAACAAAGACTTGTATTACATTCCCGGTGGCAAACGCGAAGCTGGCGAAACGGACGCTGAAGCTATACTACGAGAAATTCAGGAAGAACTGAGCGTAACCCTTCAGTTCGAAACGCTGTCTTGGATTGGAACCTTCGAAGCTCAGGCCCACGGGCAAGCCGAAGGTGTACTGGTACGACTAAGCTGCTACACCGCCGCCTACGAAGGAACGCTGCAGCCGGACTCAGAAATTGAAGAAATGGTGTACCTGTCTTACGCAGATCGGGCGAAAGTTTCCGTGGCGGCTCAGTTGCTGTTTGATTCTCTTTTCGAAAGTGGTCTGTTACGATAG
- the tal gene encoding transaldolase, with amino-acid sequence MATNRVKAIHEHGQSIWLDFIERKFIRSGELQKLIDEDGVRGITSNPAIFEKAISGSTEYDEQLKDLVSQSDEDVFYNLAITDIQDAADLFEKVYNEEVEGADGYVSLEVSPELARDTQGTIDQALDLWERVDRKNVMIKIPGTAEGLPAIRKAISEGLNINVTLLFSLDRYEAVTDAYLSGLEDRLAAGQPINRISSVASFFLSRIDVAVDPLLEKAGNTDLKAKVAVASAKKAYEIYKRVFSSERFKKLEAEGAKPQRLLWASTSSKDPAIADTYYVEALIGPDTVDTVPMETLVAFRDHGNAANRLEEGMDEATQTLETLKELGINLDEVTTKLEEEGIEKFIQPYQKLLKAIHEKTAGL; translated from the coding sequence ATGGCAACCAATCGCGTAAAGGCAATTCATGAGCATGGTCAGAGTATCTGGCTGGATTTCATCGAGCGTAAATTCATTCGGTCAGGCGAATTACAAAAACTGATCGATGAAGATGGCGTTCGGGGTATTACTTCCAATCCAGCTATTTTCGAAAAAGCGATCAGTGGCAGTACTGAATACGACGAGCAATTGAAAGACCTGGTCAGCCAGTCTGACGAGGATGTATTTTATAATTTGGCAATCACCGACATCCAAGATGCCGCTGATTTATTCGAAAAGGTCTACAACGAAGAAGTAGAAGGAGCCGATGGCTATGTAAGTCTGGAAGTATCTCCTGAACTGGCCCGCGATACGCAGGGAACAATTGATCAGGCCCTGGATTTGTGGGAGCGAGTAGATCGTAAAAACGTAATGATCAAAATCCCGGGTACGGCGGAAGGTTTGCCCGCGATTCGTAAGGCCATCAGCGAAGGTCTGAACATCAATGTAACCTTGCTGTTTAGCCTGGATCGCTACGAAGCCGTAACGGATGCATACCTTTCGGGTCTGGAAGATCGTCTGGCCGCTGGTCAGCCCATCAATCGGATTTCTTCCGTAGCCAGTTTCTTCCTGAGCCGTATCGACGTGGCCGTGGATCCCTTGCTGGAAAAAGCCGGTAACACGGACCTGAAAGCGAAGGTAGCCGTTGCCTCAGCAAAGAAAGCGTACGAAATCTACAAGCGAGTATTCAGCAGCGAACGTTTCAAAAAGCTGGAAGCGGAAGGTGCCAAACCCCAACGTTTACTGTGGGCCAGTACGAGTAGCAAAGATCCCGCCATTGCGGATACGTACTACGTAGAAGCACTCATCGGTCCGGATACGGTAGATACCGTTCCGATGGAAACGCTGGTAGCGTTCCGTGATCACGGGAATGCTGCTAATCGTCTGGAAGAAGGGATGGATGAGGCCACCCAAACGCTGGAGACACTTAAAGAATTAGGCATTAACCTGGATGAGGTAACGACGAAACTCGAAGAAGAAGGGATCGAGAAATTCATCCAGCCTTACCAAAAACTGCTGAAAGCCATTCACGAAAAAACGGCAGGTCTTTAA
- a CDS encoding serine hydrolase, which translates to MKWLFLLLLPGLVQAQSTSLKEQIQHYLSGRKGTYAVAYKNLATGDHVYINENDSFHAASTMKTPVMLEVYRQAYKGKFSVLDSIVVKNEFKSIVDGSPYSLVATDDSEPKLYEKVGQKRTIYDLMYEMIIYSSNLATNIIIDLVDARNVTKTLCKMGAKHTQVLRGVEDKKAFAQGLNNKVSAYDLALLFEKIAKGKAVSPEASQAMISILLDQKFNSVIPAKLPKSVKVAHKTGSIVSIMHDSGIVYLPDGRKYVLVLLSKNWQEPDREAAVETMATVSEMIYQSIQ; encoded by the coding sequence ATGAAATGGTTATTCCTGCTGTTGCTTCCCGGACTGGTTCAGGCCCAGTCGACCTCCCTCAAAGAACAAATTCAGCATTATTTATCCGGTAGAAAAGGCACTTACGCCGTCGCTTACAAGAATCTGGCCACGGGCGATCATGTCTACATCAATGAAAACGATTCCTTTCATGCGGCCAGTACCATGAAAACGCCCGTTATGCTGGAAGTATACCGGCAGGCGTACAAAGGAAAATTTTCGGTTCTGGATTCGATTGTGGTAAAGAATGAATTCAAAAGTATTGTGGATGGAAGCCCGTACTCGCTGGTAGCGACGGACGATAGTGAGCCGAAACTTTACGAGAAAGTGGGCCAGAAACGGACTATCTACGATCTGATGTACGAAATGATCATTTACAGCAGTAATCTGGCGACGAACATCATCATTGATCTGGTAGATGCTCGGAATGTCACCAAAACACTCTGTAAAATGGGAGCGAAACATACGCAGGTACTCCGAGGCGTTGAAGACAAAAAAGCGTTCGCTCAGGGACTGAATAATAAAGTTTCCGCGTATGATTTAGCCCTACTGTTTGAGAAAATTGCGAAAGGAAAAGCCGTTAGTCCAGAGGCTTCGCAGGCGATGATCAGTATCCTCTTGGATCAGAAATTCAATTCTGTCATTCCGGCCAAACTACCGAAAAGCGTCAAAGTCGCTCATAAAACTGGCTCGATCGTAAGTATTATGCACGATTCGGGCATTGTGTATTTGCCCGACGGCCGGAAATACGTACTGGTTTTGCTTTCCAAAAACTGGCAAGAACCAGATCGCGAAGCGGCCGTTGAAACGATGGCTACGGTTTCAGAAATGATCTACCAGTCGATTCAATAA
- the tkt gene encoding transketolase has product MASTNSDLEQLGINTVRVLSIDAVQKANSGHPGMPMGAAPMGHVLWAHHMHYNPKNPEWPNRDRFLLSAGHGSMLQYSFLYLTGYNLTIEDIKQFRQLHSKTAGHPEYGMLDGIDITTGPLGQGFANGIGFAIAQQHLAARYNKPGFDLFNYKIYAICSDGDMMEGVTSEAASLAGHLKLGNLIYLYDDNHISIEGNTNLAFDEDVAKRFDAYGWHVQVVEDGNDIEAISTAVEKAKQETTRPSLIKVRTQIAYGSPNKVNTAGSHGSPLGEEEVKLVKKNFGFDPEQSFVVPEEVLNYYRRIGEKGTQLEQEWDELFEAYSKEYPELAAQYEQERSLKLPEGWEENLPVFKAEEGKMATRKASGKVLNALASVLPSLMGGAADLAPSTDTLLKDYGSFTAEDRLGRNFHFGIREHAMGAALNGMALTKGIIPYGATFLIFSEYMRPPIRMAAIMKIRVVLVFTHDSIGLGEDGTTHQPVEQLMALRAMPNIVVIRPADANETAQAWKAALQHTTGPVLLVLTRQDLPILDQEKYAPATNLHKGAYILSDSEGEPDVILIATGSEVPLILEAQQKLAEESIQARVVSMPCWEFFEVQDEAYKESVLPKRIKKRLAVEAASVFGWHKYVTDEGDVIGMTTFGESAPAKDLFKEFGFTVENVVSRAKALLQK; this is encoded by the coding sequence ATGGCTTCTACAAATTCCGACCTTGAACAGTTAGGCATCAACACCGTACGGGTGTTGTCCATTGATGCCGTACAGAAAGCAAACTCCGGCCACCCCGGCATGCCCATGGGGGCCGCTCCGATGGGGCACGTACTGTGGGCTCACCACATGCACTATAATCCGAAAAATCCCGAATGGCCCAACCGCGACCGCTTCCTGCTGTCGGCGGGCCATGGGAGTATGTTGCAGTATAGTTTTCTGTATTTGACGGGCTATAATCTGACGATTGAGGATATCAAACAATTCCGTCAGTTGCACAGCAAAACGGCGGGCCACCCCGAATACGGTATGCTCGACGGTATAGATATTACCACGGGACCACTGGGACAGGGCTTTGCCAACGGCATTGGTTTTGCCATTGCCCAGCAGCATCTGGCGGCCCGCTATAACAAGCCCGGCTTTGATCTTTTCAATTACAAGATTTACGCCATTTGCAGTGATGGCGATATGATGGAGGGGGTTACCTCCGAGGCCGCCTCTCTGGCAGGCCATCTCAAGCTGGGTAACCTGATTTACCTCTACGATGATAATCACATTTCTATTGAAGGAAACACGAACCTAGCCTTCGATGAAGATGTGGCCAAACGCTTTGATGCCTATGGCTGGCACGTACAGGTGGTGGAAGATGGCAACGACATCGAAGCCATTTCGACGGCGGTGGAAAAGGCCAAGCAGGAAACGACTCGCCCTTCGCTGATTAAGGTACGAACGCAAATTGCCTACGGTAGTCCAAACAAGGTTAATACGGCAGGTTCACACGGCTCGCCCCTGGGGGAAGAAGAAGTGAAACTGGTGAAAAAGAACTTTGGATTTGATCCCGAACAATCCTTTGTCGTACCCGAAGAAGTACTGAATTATTACCGGAGAATCGGTGAAAAAGGAACACAACTAGAGCAGGAGTGGGACGAATTATTCGAAGCTTATAGCAAAGAATACCCCGAATTAGCCGCTCAGTATGAACAGGAACGCAGCCTGAAACTGCCCGAAGGCTGGGAGGAAAATCTGCCCGTATTCAAGGCGGAAGAGGGCAAAATGGCTACGCGGAAGGCTTCAGGTAAGGTTTTGAACGCTTTAGCTTCCGTACTGCCGAGTCTGATGGGTGGAGCGGCGGATTTAGCTCCGTCAACGGATACGCTGCTGAAAGATTACGGATCATTCACGGCGGAAGATCGCCTGGGCCGGAACTTCCACTTCGGTATTCGCGAGCACGCAATGGGAGCGGCCCTCAATGGCATGGCCCTGACGAAGGGAATTATTCCTTATGGTGCGACTTTCCTGATCTTCTCCGAATACATGCGGCCACCGATTCGGATGGCAGCTATTATGAAAATTCGGGTGGTACTGGTGTTCACGCACGACAGCATTGGACTGGGTGAAGATGGTACTACGCACCAACCCGTTGAACAATTGATGGCCTTACGGGCCATGCCCAATATCGTAGTGATCCGACCAGCGGATGCTAACGAAACCGCTCAGGCCTGGAAAGCGGCTTTGCAGCATACGACCGGTCCGGTATTGCTGGTACTGACCCGTCAGGATTTGCCCATTCTGGACCAGGAAAAATACGCCCCGGCGACGAATTTGCACAAGGGAGCCTATATCCTTTCCGATAGTGAGGGTGAGCCAGACGTTATCTTGATTGCGACGGGTTCGGAAGTGCCCCTCATTTTGGAAGCTCAGCAAAAGCTTGCCGAAGAATCCATTCAGGCCCGTGTGGTGAGTATGCCCTGCTGGGAGTTTTTCGAAGTACAGGATGAAGCGTACAAGGAAAGCGTACTGCCTAAACGGATCAAAAAACGCCTGGCCGTAGAGGCTGCTTCCGTTTTCGGCTGGCATAAATACGTGACCGACGAAGGGGATGTTATTGGCATGACCACCTTTGGCGAATCCGCTCCGGCCAAGGACTTATTTAAGGAATTTGGCTTTACGGTAGAAAACGTAGTCAGTCGGGCGAAAGCATTACTCCAGAAATGA
- a CDS encoding ATP-binding protein: MINREAQAEIIRLLEEYPAVGVLGPRQVGKTTLAEEIAAMISPDPIYLDLESPSDLAKLSQPEAYFQLHEGKLIILDEIQRVPELFAILRGVIDRRRRQGYKTSQFLILGSASLDLLKQSSESLAGRIAYVELSGLNALEILQASPAPQDQLWLRGGFPDSYLARTDTASLRWRMNFISTYLERDVPQLGPRIPAVTLRRLWTMLAHQQGAQVNLAQLGASLDLTAPTIKRYLELLEDLLLIRTLRPWSGNVGKRLVKTPKVYIRDSGLTHALLQLTTLDDVLGHPVVGASWEGFVVENILSVLPVGWTPWFYRTSAGAEIDLVLERNSREIYAIEIKRSLTPTVSKGFYLGCEDVRATRRLVVYAGKERFPLSSEVTALSLTDLMQELQQFREE, from the coding sequence ATGATTAATCGAGAAGCACAGGCTGAAATTATTCGTTTGCTGGAAGAATATCCGGCGGTAGGCGTATTAGGCCCACGGCAGGTGGGCAAAACGACGTTGGCGGAAGAAATTGCCGCCATGATCAGTCCCGACCCTATCTACCTGGATCTGGAAAGTCCGAGTGACCTGGCTAAACTTAGTCAGCCGGAAGCCTATTTTCAATTGCACGAGGGTAAACTTATCATTCTGGATGAAATACAGCGGGTTCCCGAGCTTTTCGCCATTCTTCGCGGCGTCATCGATCGGCGGCGGCGGCAAGGCTACAAAACGTCACAGTTTTTGATTCTGGGCTCGGCTTCGCTGGATTTGCTTAAACAGTCCTCCGAATCGCTGGCCGGACGAATTGCCTACGTGGAATTGTCCGGTCTGAATGCCCTCGAAATTTTGCAGGCAAGCCCTGCCCCTCAGGATCAGCTGTGGTTACGGGGCGGTTTTCCCGATAGCTATCTGGCCCGTACGGATACGGCCAGTCTGCGATGGCGAATGAATTTCATCAGTACCTATCTGGAGCGAGACGTACCGCAACTGGGCCCGCGTATTCCCGCCGTTACGCTGCGGCGGCTTTGGACCATGCTGGCTCATCAACAGGGGGCTCAGGTAAATCTGGCTCAGTTGGGGGCCAGTCTGGATTTGACGGCTCCTACCATTAAACGCTACCTAGAGCTACTCGAAGATTTACTATTGATTCGTACGCTTCGGCCCTGGTCGGGTAACGTCGGTAAACGGCTCGTCAAAACGCCCAAAGTGTATATACGTGACAGCGGTCTTACTCACGCCCTTTTACAGCTAACTACCCTGGACGACGTATTAGGACACCCTGTCGTGGGAGCCAGTTGGGAAGGTTTTGTGGTGGAAAATATTCTATCGGTACTGCCCGTGGGCTGGACACCCTGGTTTTACCGCACCTCTGCCGGGGCTGAAATTGATCTGGTGCTGGAACGAAATTCCCGCGAGATCTACGCTATTGAAATCAAGCGTTCGCTTACCCCAACGGTTTCGAAAGGGTTTTACCTGGGTTGTGAAGACGTCAGGGCTACTCGTCGCTTGGTGGTGTACGCGGGCAAGGAACGCTTTCCGCTTTCTAGTGAAGTCACCGCTCTTTCGCTAACGGACCTCATGCAGGAATTGCAGCAATTCAGGGAAGAATAA
- a CDS encoding HD domain-containing protein encodes MSFDKLLQQLSFIQEIDKLKYIKRKTRLFNSDRHENDAEHSWHLALMAMVLAEHANEPVDVSKVVKMLLIHDIVEIDSGDVFLFDTLLNHDDATAEHKAALRIFGLLPEEQSKEFLTIWEEFEARETPESRFAHAIDRFEPVLQNVSNQGGSWKEFNVDYEKVIKKVGVIDKGSNHIWDFAKTMIDDSLEKGYIQKPELPQE; translated from the coding sequence ATGTCATTTGACAAATTGCTTCAACAACTTTCCTTCATTCAGGAAATTGACAAGCTCAAGTACATCAAACGGAAAACCCGTTTGTTTAACAGCGATCGGCACGAAAACGACGCCGAACATAGCTGGCATCTGGCCCTCATGGCGATGGTACTGGCCGAGCACGCCAACGAACCCGTCGATGTCTCGAAAGTCGTTAAGATGCTTTTAATTCACGACATCGTCGAAATTGATTCCGGAGACGTGTTTCTGTTCGATACTCTACTCAACCACGATGATGCAACGGCCGAACACAAAGCTGCTCTTCGCATTTTTGGGTTGCTTCCCGAAGAACAAAGCAAAGAATTCCTGACGATCTGGGAAGAATTTGAAGCCCGCGAAACGCCCGAATCCCGGTTTGCTCACGCCATCGACCGCTTTGAGCCGGTACTGCAAAATGTGTCCAATCAGGGCGGAAGCTGGAAGGAATTCAACGTGGATTACGAAAAAGTCATCAAGAAAGTCGGCGTGATTGACAAAGGCTCGAATCACATCTGGGACTTCGCCAAAACGATGATCGACGATAGTCTGGAAAAAGGTTACATCCAGAAACCGGAACTTCCGCAGGAATAA
- a CDS encoding sugar phosphate isomerase/epimerase family protein yields the protein MKVFFVRTLLMALLGLEVTFAQSNKPLYTFPIGVQAYTYRNEFAKDVEKTLDLIASLGITEIEGNTPKGLTPEAYKQMLQKRKLTIPATGASYEELVSDPQSVIKQAKALGSRYVMVAWIPHQGAFNIDHAKKAVEDFNKAGKVLKAAGLTFCYHNHGYEFSPYEQGTLFDYLVKNTNPSDVSFELDVLWAQHGGADPVALLKKYGKRFELIHLKDLKKGVKGDFTGSTPLENDVALGTGQIDIPGVIKEAKRLGIRHYFIEDESPSIAQQVPQSIGYLKGLKE from the coding sequence ATGAAAGTATTCTTTGTCCGCACACTTCTGATGGCTCTGCTAGGGCTGGAAGTCACCTTTGCCCAAAGTAACAAACCTTTATATACTTTTCCCATTGGCGTTCAGGCGTATACCTATCGCAATGAGTTTGCGAAAGACGTAGAGAAAACGCTGGATCTGATTGCCTCGCTGGGTATTACGGAAATCGAGGGAAATACGCCGAAAGGCCTGACTCCCGAAGCGTACAAGCAGATGCTCCAAAAGCGGAAGCTTACCATACCCGCCACAGGAGCTTCGTACGAGGAGCTGGTGAGTGACCCTCAGAGTGTTATCAAACAGGCAAAAGCCCTGGGCTCCCGGTACGTTATGGTCGCCTGGATTCCGCATCAGGGAGCATTCAACATCGATCATGCGAAAAAAGCCGTCGAAGATTTTAACAAAGCGGGCAAAGTACTGAAAGCTGCGGGTTTAACTTTCTGTTACCACAACCACGGCTACGAGTTTAGCCCTTACGAACAGGGAACGTTGTTTGATTACCTCGTCAAAAACACCAATCCGTCGGATGTTTCCTTTGAGCTGGATGTTCTATGGGCCCAACACGGCGGGGCCGACCCCGTGGCTTTGCTCAAAAAATACGGCAAACGGTTTGAGCTAATTCACCTGAAAGACCTTAAGAAAGGAGTAAAAGGAGACTTTACGGGATCAACCCCGCTGGAAAACGACGTAGCGTTAGGAACAGGACAGATCGATATTCCCGGCGTTATTAAAGAAGCCAAACGACTGGGCATTCGGCATTACTTTATTGAGGATGAAAGTCCGAGTATCGCTCAGCAGGTGCCCCAAAGCATTGGGTACCTGAAAGGATTAAAAGAATAA
- a CDS encoding alpha-L-rhamnosidase-related protein — MRGFFRNVILPLSLYCLMIISVSAQIRLAGYQQARINPELFQHHWAARWISVPDAPNNAYGVYHFRKSFDLAARPEHFYVHVSADNRYKLFVNGKLVSLGPARSDPYNWNFETVDLAQYLKKGSNLLAAVVWNFAEYKPVAQMSFNRTEFLLQGDTAAEQVVNTDATWRCVSNSSYSPWQKPVYGYYVAGPGESLNAQQYPWDWEKSTFDDSSWPQAHMGLPAATKGRRDYPGRLLVPSPLPPMEMVQERLTQIRLTEGLEKPSSGFLKGKKNLTIPAHTKVRLLLDNEQLTTGYLSLQFSRGKDAEIRICYSEALYSDSLTHAKGHRDQIEGKFFVGYEDRVQADGGSNRDFTSLWWRTYRYINLLITTGDEPLVLKDLFGTSSRYPLQQETTFSLPERKDLQQMLDIGWRTARLCANETYMDCPYYEQLQYFGDTRIQALITLYNTRDPWLVKNALEQGRQSMVADGLTMSRYPSNLHQFISSFSLLWLGMGYDYYRYRDDAAYLKTLLPAHRQILSWYEQWLKPDYSLGYVPNWFFADWAGSFDYGEPPREKDGDSAFQDLLYLMSLQMAAELEQNLGMPALAQHYQTLQTNLKKAIYQHYWNPEKGLLADTKTQRSYSQHVNALAVLADVVEADQAKQVMQTVLSDRSLTQTTIYFRYYVNQALSKAGLGDLLLDHLQLWQEQMKLGLTTWAEMPEPSRSDCHAWGSSPNIEFYRIVLGIDSEASGFKKIRIAPALGTLKQASGSMPHPAGTIKTQYTLNAQGKLTARITLPSATSGTLHWKGKTYPLQEGPQVLEL, encoded by the coding sequence ATGCGTGGATTTTTTCGAAACGTTATTCTTCCGCTTTCGCTCTACTGCCTCATGATCATTTCCGTATCGGCTCAAATTCGTTTGGCGGGTTACCAGCAGGCCCGCATCAATCCGGAGTTATTCCAACATCATTGGGCCGCCCGCTGGATCTCTGTTCCCGATGCTCCCAACAATGCCTACGGGGTGTATCATTTCCGGAAAAGCTTTGATCTGGCCGCTCGCCCTGAACACTTTTACGTACACGTCTCCGCTGACAATCGTTATAAGCTTTTTGTGAATGGAAAGCTAGTCAGTCTGGGTCCAGCCCGCAGCGATCCGTACAACTGGAATTTTGAAACGGTTGACCTGGCCCAGTACCTGAAAAAAGGCAGTAATCTGCTGGCGGCCGTCGTGTGGAATTTTGCCGAGTACAAACCCGTAGCTCAAATGAGTTTTAATCGGACTGAGTTTTTGCTACAGGGTGATACGGCGGCCGAACAAGTGGTTAACACCGATGCTACCTGGCGATGCGTGAGTAATTCTTCCTACTCACCCTGGCAAAAACCCGTCTACGGCTATTACGTAGCGGGTCCGGGCGAAAGCCTCAATGCTCAGCAGTATCCTTGGGACTGGGAAAAATCCACCTTCGATGATAGCTCCTGGCCGCAAGCCCACATGGGTTTGCCCGCCGCTACGAAAGGCCGCCGCGACTATCCCGGTCGATTGCTGGTGCCGAGTCCGCTCCCACCGATGGAAATGGTACAGGAACGCCTGACGCAGATTCGACTTACTGAAGGCCTCGAAAAACCTTCCTCCGGCTTTTTGAAGGGTAAAAAAAACCTGACGATACCCGCCCATACTAAAGTTCGACTCCTACTAGACAATGAACAGCTGACAACGGGTTATCTCTCCCTTCAATTCAGCCGCGGGAAAGACGCGGAAATTCGAATTTGTTACAGCGAAGCCCTGTACAGTGATTCATTGACGCACGCCAAAGGCCATCGCGATCAGATTGAAGGAAAGTTTTTTGTTGGGTATGAAGATCGGGTTCAGGCCGACGGCGGTTCAAATCGCGACTTTACCTCACTGTGGTGGCGAACGTATCGTTACATTAATCTGCTGATCACCACGGGGGACGAACCTTTGGTCCTGAAAGATTTATTCGGAACGTCTTCGCGGTATCCGCTCCAGCAGGAAACTACTTTTTCGTTACCGGAGCGTAAAGATTTGCAGCAAATGCTCGACATCGGCTGGCGTACGGCCCGACTGTGTGCCAACGAAACGTACATGGATTGTCCCTACTACGAACAGTTGCAGTATTTTGGCGATACCCGCATCCAGGCCTTGATTACCCTCTATAACACCCGCGATCCGTGGCTGGTGAAAAATGCTTTGGAGCAGGGTCGGCAGTCGATGGTAGCCGATGGACTAACCATGAGCCGTTACCCCTCCAATCTGCACCAGTTTATTTCCTCGTTTTCGCTGCTCTGGCTTGGCATGGGTTATGATTACTACCGCTACCGGGACGATGCGGCCTATCTGAAAACGCTGCTTCCCGCTCACCGGCAGATTTTATCCTGGTACGAACAATGGCTCAAGCCCGATTACAGTTTAGGCTATGTTCCGAACTGGTTTTTTGCCGACTGGGCGGGCAGCTTTGATTACGGCGAACCGCCCCGTGAAAAAGACGGCGACTCGGCTTTTCAGGATTTGCTGTATCTGATGTCCCTGCAAATGGCCGCTGAACTCGAACAAAACCTGGGCATGCCCGCTTTGGCACAGCATTACCAAACGCTACAAACGAACCTGAAGAAAGCCATTTATCAGCATTACTGGAACCCGGAAAAAGGGCTACTGGCCGATACGAAAACACAGCGTTCGTACTCCCAGCACGTCAATGCCTTGGCGGTACTCGCGGACGTAGTCGAAGCAGATCAGGCGAAACAGGTGATGCAAACGGTACTTTCGGATCGTAGTCTGACGCAAACCACTATTTACTTTCGCTACTACGTGAATCAGGCTTTGAGTAAAGCCGGACTGGGCGATCTTCTGCTGGATCACCTGCAACTCTGGCAGGAGCAGATGAAGCTGGGCCTGACGACCTGGGCTGAAATGCCTGAACCATCCCGTTCGGACTGCCACGCCTGGGGTTCGAGTCCGAATATTGAATTTTACCGCATCGTACTCGGCATTGATTCCGAGGCGTCAGGTTTTAAGAAAATACGGATTGCTCCGGCCTTGGGTACCTTGAAACAAGCTTCGGGGAGTATGCCGCACCCCGCAGGGACGATCAAAACGCAGTATACCTTAAACGCACAAGGCAAGTTAACCGCCCGCATCACCCTTCCTTCGGCGACGAGCGGAACTCTTCACTGGAAGGGCAAAACGTATCCCCTTCAGGAAGGACCACAGGTACTTGAGTTATAA
- a CDS encoding Hsp20/alpha crystallin family protein, translated as MRKKDELFPSFPSFFDDFLGRDLFNWNQSHFSSTGTTVPAVNIRETADAFEVEMASPGMRKEDFHIQLDGNTLKISSQKQSVTEDKKEEHYSRREFSYQSFERTFVLPKDVVNEEGIQARYENGLLHLTIPKREEVKQKAPRLISIQ; from the coding sequence ATGAGAAAAAAGGATGAGCTGTTTCCCAGCTTCCCCAGCTTTTTTGATGATTTCCTAGGTCGCGACCTTTTCAATTGGAATCAATCGCATTTTTCATCGACGGGTACGACCGTTCCGGCGGTGAATATTCGCGAAACGGCCGATGCGTTTGAAGTCGAAATGGCTTCTCCGGGCATGAGAAAAGAGGATTTTCACATCCAGCTTGACGGAAATACGCTGAAGATTTCCTCTCAAAAGCAATCGGTAACGGAAGACAAAAAAGAAGAACACTACTCCCGTCGGGAGTTTAGCTACCAGTCTTTCGAGCGGACCTTTGTACTGCCGAAAGATGTGGTCAATGAAGAAGGCATCCAGGCCCGTTACGAAAATGGACTGCTGCATCTGACGATTCCGAAACGGGAAGAGGTAAAACAGAAAGCTCCCCGGTTGATTAGTATTCAGTAA